The segment ACTGCTCCACTAGGACCACCACTGCAACGAATGGCCAACTTGACCTCTTGAATATAAATGGTTAAATGGTCTTTACAAGAGCCACTGAACATGTCCCTGAGGGAAAGTGAAAAACAACCTTTTCCTTAATAGTTAATATGTGGCTTTGCCAATTCCACGAGGCTGCCAATTTTATGGCACTGGatctttaattaatattaacttGTAAGCCATATATCAGCTTTTTGATAGCCACTTACTGCAAAAAGGAGTGCAGACTTACCTTgaacttaattataatattcAATGGAAAGACATAATTTCAAATGCTCACTTGATGGTGGAGTGGTGGTGGTGCCattgataattttgttttggggaTTTAGGGTTTCACAAATTTtgattggagagagagagagctaggtaaaaaataaagaaataaatttttgtttttaattaattgaaaagAGGGGGTTTTGGTCTTTTGACTTTGTGCCACTTAAGTAATACACATGTGCAAGTCATGTGCTCAAGATTTCCATCCAACATAATAGTAAAATTAACGtcagggtgcaaagtgtaacaaatataatagtttagggtgcaaaatgtgcattcgaatagtttagggtgcaaagtgtaatctagggtatagtttagggtggtaaagtgtaattttccccaAATGGGTAGATATATTTCCAACGGTACGGAAGTTCATTATTATCCTTGTAACGCTTCGTCGTGATTGAGGGACGATGGTCTAGTCTTGGCCATGTAGTTTCCCGAAGACTGGGCTATTCTCGGGGTTGTCCTCGTCCATCATTCCTACTAGGTGGACGAGTATATTTTCGGGACTATCAGTGGGTGACTCGGGTCGAGTCAGGGGTGCAAGTGAGGCCGCAACCGAACACTTTTATAATCTACAAAGGAGTGGTTGCTTATGCAATTTCACAATTGCGCTTTGATATGATacctttgaaatttgaaagtcaTGCAATGTCGCATGCCATGAGCTCAGCCTTTGTTCTGgtcaaaaaacaaaacctcaAGTCCTCGactagttttttgtttttgtgtttaaaaagaCTAGAAACTGGAAAGGTTTACAAGTGTAAATTTCATATGCATGTGCCATAAAGTGGAGTGTACTAGTGCAGCAATGGATTTTCATTACATTATTGTAGAAAAACGATCTGAATTTTGACTAAAGTGTTCCCCACTATAGACTTTTCTTCTATGTGAGTAGCTGCTTAACACTGATGACTTTTTGAGCACGGTCTAATGGTAAAAATGGAGTAGAAATCCATAATGTATAAcctaaatgattaaaaaaacaaaagggagCAAATTACAATAAACTCACATGTGATTTGGTCCATTTGCACTTTGTCTATCCATTGTTTAAAACCTAACTCTTTGTCCACCTTTGCTCCAATTCATTTGCTCCCCGTTACCAACCTCATCTTTAGACGTtagaaatataatttattacatGATAATTTTACATTAGAATTATTATTGTAATGCAACTTATTCATATATAAAATCTTGTAAACAGTAGAGTAAAAGTTGATAACTACCGCTCTTCCGCCATCACAGATCATTTCTGCTCATCTCGATTCAAGCaatttcttaaaacaaaagatGATGTGGGGAACTTACAAAAccttttttgctttaaaaataaaagcaaaaacaaaaaaataacatcaaaagacttatctttttttttttttggggggggggggggggggggggggatgaaCTGACGTGAAtgaagattttaaattttaatttttttagattccacatgaataaagaataaaaaatcatttctcaaagggaaaaaaaaaaaatatatatatatatatttatatatatatcaaaattatatactTATCAAGAAGAAGTGATAAAGCAACAgtttataaaaacaaataagctGTTTGTTCttatgtaaaaactaaaaatttgcaatttgatGCAGCCACCAGCGCAACCCCCGCTAGTCATTGAAACAGGAAATTCAACATTTGATGATATTAAAAAATTCGTTCCTGTACAAGActgatgaaataaaaaaaattattcattgcTACATGAGGTGCAAAAATCCAGTCCATTTATATCCTCTGGTAAGAATAATTTAGAGTGTTTCTCATGTGAATAGTGGCAGTTTCTGTTCCCCTGATGCATAAGAAATAATACTTCTTTTAAGAGGTGATATGAAGTGCGCTCCATGCAATGCTGCAGCTCGTAGTATATTTAGGGGTCCAAAATCGACAGAGTATGCCTTCTGAAAACCATCCAGGATCCCCATCATCATAATATTTGCTGGTTTTCTCTCGGCTTCATATTTCTTTAACACTGTTACCTGCGAAAGTTGAATCAATGCACACATCATGTGGTTATAgagataataatttattacaattACATCATCAGGGCAACCAAATAGCTCTAATCAAGTTTTGAGACACTTCTCTAGCCAAAATTGCCTATATTCCGATGTGGTTAGGACTTGGGACAATTAATTGGTAAACATGTTCAGATATATCCATCAGTccgccaagagccttgtaactcaaGTGGCACCACCTAGTATTTCCAACAAAGATGTCTAGGTTCAAATCTCCCCTCTATTATaactacaagaaaataaaataataaataaatatttcccTGGGTCCATTTGTCTAGCACTCTAGCTTTATGTCTTCACCTAAAACAAGTGAGATACTAGATTAAAGGTCCTTGCATCCTAAAATAAGGCAAAATTCAacaatgaaattcaaaagaCCTCTTTGCagaataagaaattttttgcaaaaacacATACCTCTCCAATGTCAGAGCCTACAGCTATACCCTCAGCAATGACCCTAGAAAGGGCAAATGCATCTCCAAAACCCATATTAACTCCTTGACCAGCCAGAGGATGAACAGTGTGTGCAGCATCTCCAATCAGAACAACATGCTTTGACACATAGTCACTGGCATGCCTTAAGGACAACGGAAACACCATTCTTTCAGATGCCAACTTAACCACTTTTGGTGGAACTTCAAAACAATCATTAGCTGATAATGTCACACCTGCTCTAGGCCAAGAAAACATTTCTCCGCTTCCAAACAAGCTTGACGTAGGATGAGGACCATATCCATAATCCAGAGCATTATTTACATCTTTCACAAATTCATCCTCATTCATTAATTTACGGTTTGTTGACTCTTTTGGGTTCATAGTCCACACAATATTGCTAAAATTATCACCCATTGGCAAAAGTGCAATTGGACCAGCAGGTAGAAACCGTTGCCATGCACATCCGTTTTCAACAGTATGTTCCACTGTACATATGATTGCATTCTGTGAGTAGTTCCATCCGGTTGTCTTGAATCCTGCTAACTCCCTGACACGGGACTTGCCACCATCCGCTCCAACCTGCAATAAATGTCAACAAATTTGAATACTTGTAACCAATTATTATCAGTGACATATGTTATCAAACAGATCTTACCCACTGAATAAAACGGGCAATTATTCATCCTACTATTCATCAAATGGCAATGCAACTTCATTTACATACAAGTGAAAATTACCACCAACTTTGTATATAGACTATTGCCATCACTCAGTTCCAGCTTTGCTAAATGCCTCTGAGAAGACAATGGCAGCCTTGATGATGTGCTGTCCATCCCCAAGGATGAAGGGCTCGGAGGTAGAGTCATTGAAGATAACTTGGAAAGATAGATTGTCTTCTGGAAATCTGTATTCTATagaaaagtttcaattttcttaGTTGCAAAAAGTATCATAATTTACAGCAAGTAAATGAAAATTACATTGCACAAGATAAGGCACATTGAAATtggcaaaatattatatattgatGAGACCTCAAGGAATAAGAATAACTATATATAATGAATGACCAGGTTGCCACCACATTCAAAGAAAATAGCTGTGCTAgggaaaaaatttaaatcatgtTATTTGGTCGATGTACTTTCAGTGTTTAATTTTGCTGTACCTTACAGTACACACCCTGTGTACATCTGCCATTTGAGCTTTTTTAAAGAAATCTGActtctaaaaaataagtttaaatcTCATTATCAACCCATCAGGGGGATAATATCCATCATACTGGAAACTAGAAGGGCCTACAACTGCATCACCAAGGTTTCCTCCTTTTTCtgttttccctctcttttcttttcttttatatatatatatatgttcaagTTTGCTCCCACGGGAGGGGAAAAGAGAGatacaaaactaaaaatgatGCAACACTGATTgaagaacataaaataaataaataaatagcctAGGAATCAACACTTAGGATTTCCTGAAATCAGCACCAAACTATTTAAGGAAAATTTCCAATAGTAAATTTTATTACTCAAGGAAACCATAAACAGTCTCCATTAGAGTACAATAGTATTCTTAGATGGTCTATTAGGACTTATCCCTAATCCTGATTGACTTGGGAAAACCCAattgttgaattacaaaaatagcCTTGACtctaagaaattaaataaaatgctaataacctatttaaataataagacctaaaataaaataaaattgaatactgaaatgaaataaaaataaaataaaattggcttcATGATTCCAGAACCTTTCAAACTAAGGACCTCTGCTTTATGAGGAGTGATCCTACCGGATTGTGGTACCCCTTAGGGTTGGGTTCACtcactttttctttgttatataACACAGTATTATAAACCTGATTATGTCAATATtaacaactctctctctctctctctctctatatatatatatatatatatatgaagaagaGGTACAAATGACCTTatatgaagaaagaaaattccTGATAATCAAATCCCACTTAAagtataataaaagaaaattcattctTATATTGCTATACCTATTATAATGGTAAGAATGCTATCCAATAGTGCTCACAGAGCCCTGGATACATCATTAAAACCATaagtaaaaaacacaaaagcCATCCAACACACAAAAATACAATAACAAAACTCTGAGAATCAAGCACAGATGACAACCATAGTTCATAAAAGGAGATGAAAACTCCACCATTTCACTacattaagaaaaatattacgCACACCATTCAGCCAAGTCTATATACTTAGTGATCCAATATTGGACAAGGAATATTTTTCATcaggaaaagaaagaatgtaATGAAAGGAAGAACTTCTCCATAACAGAACTTAAAATACAAGAGGTTTACACTGAATTTATGacaaattaacaataaaaatatgtacCTCTATACATGACAGCAGGGAACCATGAAGAACCTTATTCTCGACTACACACCTGTAGCACAAAGTCATTTGCCATTAAAAACTAGAAGATtacaaaaatgatatttttcttcttcctatGCGTATGCTTACCCTAGAACTTCTTTATTTATATCCTGTGCATTGTATCTTGTGTATCCTAAGCCAGTATAATCCCAGACCTacagaaaattatgaaaatatagaagaaaacaTTACCAGTCTTATTTCAAAACATAGTGGGCCACTGGGAGAGAGGATATGTTACAAAGAAAGGAAATACTAACAGATGCCCTTAGGGCaatggttaataatccattgaaagaaattttttatgtgaaaagaaaaaaaaaagtaattaatattttgacaattttttccatttcccataaaagtggtgtcaaaactttcctaaaatggattgttaaccattacTCTAAGGGCACCCATTAGCATGACCCTACAAAGAAATGTAGCAGATTATtcaagtaaaagaaaatatgattataTTCTAAGCAAAAGAATGCAATAATAAAAGCAATTGCAGGGCACAGACGAGAGTAACACCAGCTGCACAACATGCCAAATAGACACTTATAATTCCTAAATGATGAAAAGGAATCAAATGTAAAAATTCCCCACTTCAGCTCCTTGGCAAGTAAGGAGTTGATGTGGGacaatcaaggaaaaaaaaaaaaaaaaaaaaaaacaagaagccTGGAATCAGCACCAAGCAAGAAACTTAGGCATCAGCACCTAGGTATCAGGAATTAGCACCCAACATATTGGAAAAACTCCAATCTGAAATTTCATTAATCAACCGTcttccaaatacaaataaaccAGGAGCTTATATAGAGCTAGAGCTTTCaggaaataaagagataaaagataaaaactaaTGAAAGATAATTCTAACTGAACTCAAATGCTAATCCGTCTAAAATATAATCGCTATCTAAACTCAAATCTAAAAGTTCAAAATAATCCAATCTTGCatgagataaatacaaaaatataaattttaatataattttggttGGACTCCCACATTATACTCCCCTGGTTGGAGAAAACTCAACATTGAGTTTTAAAACGTTGAAGGATCATGAATCTGGCACATAACACTTGCTTCAATTCATGAATCATCTTTGGGAGCATTAAGAATAGATAAACCTTGTATTCCACCTCATGAAACTCTTTGGGAGTTCTTGGTCTTTTTTCAAAATCTGCTGATTCAAAGCTCCTTCCTACtaacacaaataaaattaaatctttATCCCTCTTCCAACTACTGGTTATCTCACCTTCACTTGCTATTAGTTCACAGTTGATCAGAGAATGTTCAGTTCTCCTCCTGAACATGACCTAATTGATACTCACCTGCCCTATCAATGAAAAAAACTTGTGACTGTTATTAGTCTCTAACCTGCATGCATTCGCTTATACTTTCAGTCTCAACCCCCAAAACCTTTAAGAATGATAGATAAAGTTTGGCTAACACTAGCTTCAGAGAATGCACCATTCCTAATTCTAACTTAAACTTCATTTTCTAATCTATGTCAGCAATTATATATTAGGAATGTAAGTTATGGCTCCAATGAACATGTCTTTAATTATCTTGGTAAATATATTAATGATCCATTCTTTTTTAAGatccaaattttataattaaaaaaaaaaaaaatctaacatgcATGTAATGGAAAACATCAATGAGTCAGCATACATAGGAACAAAGTGAGACAAGACAACTGAACATGTCAGTGACACAGAAAATGGTGAACAATTGAACGAGTCAGATCAACGCATCCAGTTTATAGTTAAGGTATTTTAGTACATCATTTTACATTGAGCAATTAAAAGGAAATCAactatcaaaacaaacaaaaaaaaaaaaaaaattgaagtgaaTCAAACATTgccacaacaaaatacaaaGTAGCAATGATTACCtgcattttatcaaaatatgCATGTCGATGATGTTCAACGTATTGCCAAGCACCAACATCTACAAAGTACAAATGTTGTTATTCTAAGTTTAAAACTATGCAAAACATGTGTTTCTGTCTTCTTCAAAAGAAGCATTGCTTTCAGCTATGGTGATGATTTCAACATGCTCTAAAGCAGGGCCATTTCAAACAGTAAAACAGATATACCACCATATCAAttccatctcttttttttttaaatccatatCAAATCCATTACAATAATtgaaaacgaaaaagaaaaaactgccCAACAGCATCTATATTCCATAGGGAAGGGTGTTGAAGCATACATAAGTACTTCCCCATAAGAGTACCCATGGCGACTTTGAGAGGATTAAGAGAAAAAGAGGGTGGCCAGAACATGATTGAGAATGACAAAAATATCGAAGTTGATACCTTTGAAAAAAGATATAGTAGCAGGTGTCACTGTACTGACCCTTGAATCAGGGGGGTCTTCTTTGTTGAGGTAGGGTCTACTCCCCAATGCAGGATTGCTATCAATGATGGCAACATTCAGGTGCTTTGTCAATGGCATGCTTGCTGCAAACACACATAGAAGGTGatggttttgaaattttaaggcAACTGATGGAAATGGCAATATTCTATATCCTCCAGCCCAAACCAAATCTatttaataaatgaaagaaTATGTAACAGTACAAGACATTACAGTGCTCAAATTCATGATgaaattttatccaaaacatTGTTCTGCATTTAGATATTGAGGAATCAACATGGTTTCACTGGCATAAATTGAGCATATTTTCCACAAGGGAATTAGGTAATGAAGGTCTGGTGGTGTTTGAGAGAGACTAAGGGGCCGTTTGGATTCACAATTTctataactcaattctcagtttccataactcataactcaaaaatggtgggacccatagcaaaaaggttgtttggcaaacgataactctgttttcataactctgtttccatcacttaattctctgatttttgagttatgagttatggaaactgaaaacacatttttgtgttttcagtttccataactcataactcaatggcaatattgtaattaaacacacatagggGACCCACAAACAGTACTCAaccgcaacttttgacctttgacttttttttttctttcttctttgggtTGGCGGTctggtttcttcttctttttttttttcctcctgggttggctgttcggtctgggtttttttttttttttttttttttttcctctttagtACCTAGACTCACCAAActtagtggaaaaaaaaaaaaaaaaaaaccaggccgaacagccaacccaggagggaaaaaaaaaaaagaagaagctgctagtggaaaaaaaaaaagctgcagCATGACAGGCGTGGGCCctccaaatagtgtgaaaaatagtgagtgatgaaaactgagtgatgaaggcaaacggatgtgaaaaattgagtgatgagtgatgagtggtGGAAATTAAGTGACCAAATTTTGTTGGCCAAACAGGCTCTAAAACCTCCCAGGAGATCAGATAACCAATGAATTAATAACAGTGGCATAATGTGTTAAGCAATCAATAGGAAATTAATTGACTTGGTCGGAATCCGCTTGTGGACATCACTCTTAATCCctagtagaaaataaaaagaaactacAGGTAGGAAAATATTACTAGGCTTATGACTAAAACAGAACAAGATGTCATATTGTGTAACAAGAATTCAATCAGGTTTAGTCAAACAACCTGCCCCTCCAACATAGGATACAGTTAATTAAGTAAACACAAAACATCACATACCCAAGGAACAAGCTAGAGCCATGCCGACCATGCCTCCTCCAACAATAGCAATATCATAATGCTGAATGTTATTAGAGAGATCATGTGTCTCCTTGTGCTCCTAATTTTTCaagcaaattaattaaaatcaatgTCAGACTTGATATATTTAGAACTCTTTAAGAAGCAATAATTATATTGCAGAAATGAAAACAATGAAACAGTAAAagtgtccaaaaaaaaattcacacaagCATAGATAGAAAACAAGCTATAGATTTGAACTTTCAATCCCTGTTGGGTGGCTATGGACAAATGGATGGAAGAAAATCAACCACAAAGAGAgggtttgggggggggggggggggggattgtCAGATCCAAATCTAGGCAAGATTGAGGTCAATAGTCAACAACAATAGTTCAAGGTACATATGGAGTAGTCTTTGGTGAAGTATCCAGTCAAGTTAGGGGAGATTTGCATCCTATATTCGATGTGGGGGTGGCAATGGTATAAAAGTGAGGTTCTGGCATGACATTTGGTGCGGGGCTcaatttttaaaagattttttccTGGAATTGTTCTCAATTGTGTTAAACAAGGATGCTTCAGTTCACTCTTGTTTGGTGGTGAATgaagagaagggggggggggggtgtgcggcatgatcttttttaaattcattacaAACAAACTTTCAATGATTGAGAATTAGGATGTGTGGATTTAttgtttgataatttgtatgCTGATACCCCAATAGAAGAAGGTCAATATGTTTGAGTTGAaggattttttcctttttcttttttgataatctattagtTGGGGGAGACAGGGGGATTGAACCCTTGATGTCTCCACTGGAAACACAAGCACAATAGCAATTCTTGGGTTCCACTGGAGTGAGTTAACATGAAATAAATTGTTGACTTCATAGttctcacacacacataaatatatatggaGAGATTAATATTACAGGGCTAGGTTGGCCACAATTAGAACCAGATACTCTTGTAGCTGCATCAGTGCAGAAAGGCTTGTTCCGAACTTTTAACCTAGAGACATTCACATAGAGCTTTCTTGCAATTACCCTGTGCAAGCAGATAATATGTTAGGGGCTATAACCAAAGGGTATCTGTAACATAAGCAATCATGAAAGCATACAAGATAACATTGAAAACGCAAACCATTAACAATATCCACCACACCCACATATAAAATCCATGACGCAAACTCCCGAAAGTTTTCAATGATATGTTGAAAGAACTATATTTTTGAAACATCCAATGAGGAGAGACTCTTTGTCAAGTTAGAATTTGCGTAAAGGTTCCATTAATTACATAATACACACTCATTACCATTAAGGGTCGGCTATGGATCCTCTAACATCAATCAAACCAACATTTCAAATCCAACTCTTACATATTAGGGTTCCAAATATTACTCAATGCTCTTGGAGCATattaagttaaaagaaaaattctataAGATTGCTATATGACCAGCTATGCTGTATGGTACCTAATGTTGGGTTGCTAAGAAGaaacaaattcataaaataGGTGTAGCTGATATGAGAATATCAAGATAAGGGTAGCTCTtgttgatgaaaagatgagggagaATCGCTTGAGACGGTTTGGTCATGTACAAAGAACACATGGTAAAAAAAAGTAAGCTGGTACAAAttaagggaacaaaaaaaatttagaagaaccaaaataatattagcagaagtaaaaaaaaaatgagttatcAATTAAGGAATGGATAGAGTATATAACTTCAGATAAAGTAGAATGGACAAAAAGATGGCCAAACAACCCTAACTAACTAATTTGTTGAAAGGGGACCCCAAAATTTGGGATAAAGGcttcttgttgtttttgttgtcttAAATCATATTGTTTCTCTCACATAAAATCTAGGATGCACGGACAAGGACACGAGTAAAAGTACGAGTACAAGTACGATACAGCAACACaagtaagtttttaaaaattataacatgcgTTACGACACTAAGTACGACACAGATACAACACAGGCACAGTACCCCAAATGAAGTGTCTGTGCATCCTAGCAAAAAATGGCAGTTCCTACCATGCTTTTTTTCCTATAGCAATAGTCATAGCAGCACACAAAGTTTCATATCACATATTACAGAGAtgccccaaattttttttttttttaattggagctAAGAAAACGCAAAAATAGTTTCCATGGAAAGGTCGCTTCAGGAATTGTAACCTTTGTTAGTCTAAATCAGAATATGAAGCAATGCAATTCAGTTTCAGTTAAAACAGAAG is part of the Quercus robur chromosome 9, dhQueRobu3.1, whole genome shotgun sequence genome and harbors:
- the LOC126699076 gene encoding uncharacterized protein LOC126699076 isoform X4, producing MNGVIARKLYVNVSRLKVRNKPFCTDAATRVSGSNCGQPSPEHKETHDLSNNIQHYDIAIVGGGMVGMALACSLASMPLTKHLNVAIIDSNPALGSRPYLNKEDPPDSRVSTVTPATISFFKDVGAWQYVEHHRHAYFDKMQVWDYTGLGYTRYNAQDINKEVLGCVVENKVLHGSLLSCIENTDFQKTIYLSKLSSMTLPPSPSSLGMDSTSSRLPLSSQRHLAKLELSDGNSLYTKLVVGADGGKSRVRELAGFKTTGWNYSQNAIICTVEHTVENGCAWQRFLPAGPIALLPMGDNFSNIVWTMNPKESTNRKLMNEDEFVKDVNNALDYGYGPHPTSSLFGSGEMFSWPRAGVTLSANDCFEVPPKVVKLASERMVFPLSLRHASDYVSKHVVLIGDAAHTVHPLAGQGVNMGFGDAFALSRVIAEGIAVGSDIGEVTVLKKYEAERKPANIMMMGILDGFQKAYSVDFGPLNILRAAALHGAHFISPLKRSIISYASGEQKLPLFT
- the LOC126699076 gene encoding uncharacterized protein LOC126699076 isoform X1, translated to MFCTRVIARKLYVNVSRLKVRNKPFCTDAATRVSGSNCGQPSPEHKETHDLSNNIQHYDIAIVGGGMVGMALACSLASMPLTKHLNVAIIDSNPALGSRPYLNKEDPPDSRVSTVTPATISFFKDVGAWQYVEHHRHAYFDKMQVWDYTGLGYTRYNAQDINKEVLGCVVENKVLHGSLLSCIENTDFQKTIYLSKLSSMTLPPSPSSLGMDSTSSRLPLSSQRHLAKLELSDGNSLYTKLVVGADGGKSRVRELAGFKTTGWNYSQNAIICTVEHTVENGCAWQRFLPAGPIALLPMGDNFSNIVWTMNPKESTNRKLMNEDEFVKDVNNALDYGYGPHPTSSLFGSGEMFSWPRAGVTLSANDCFEVPPKVVKLASERMVFPLSLRHASDYVSKHVVLIGDAAHTVHPLAGQGVNMGFGDAFALSRVIAEGIAVGSDIGEVTVLKKYEAERKPANIMMMGILDGFQKAYSVDFGPLNILRAAALHGAHFISPLKRSIISYASGEQKLPLFT
- the LOC126699076 gene encoding uncharacterized protein LOC126699076 isoform X2, yielding MFCTRVIARKLYVNVSRLKVRNKPFCTDAATRVSGSNCGQPSPEHKETHDLSNNIQHYDIAIVGGGMVGMALACSLASMPLTKHLNVAIIDSNPALGSRPYLNKEDPPDSRVSTVTPATISFFKDVGAWQYVEHHRHAYFDKMQVWDYTGLGYTRYNAQDINKEVLGCVVENKVLHGSLLSCIENTDFQKTIYLSKLSSMTLPPSPSSLGMDSTSSRLPLSSQRHLAKLELSDGNSLYTKLVVGADGGKSRVRELAGFKTTGWNYSQNAIICTVEHTVENGCAWQRFLPAGPIALLPMGDNFSNIVWTMNPKESTNRKLMNEDEFVKDVNNALDYGYGPHPTSSLFGSGEMFSWPRAGVTLSANDCFEVPPKVVKLASERMVFPLSLRHASDYVSKHVVLIGDAAHTVHPLAGQGVNMGFGDAFALSRVIAEGIAVGSDIGEVTVLKKYEAERKPANNMMMGILDGFQKAYSVDFGPLNILRAAALHGAHFISPLKRSIISYASGEQKLPLFT